The following proteins are encoded in a genomic region of Mycolicibacterium rutilum:
- a CDS encoding bifunctional nitrate reductase/sulfite reductase flavoprotein subunit alpha, giving the protein MVTRSACSYCGVGCGVEVHTATDEATGVPVIARVSGDKLHPANFGRLCTKGATHAEMMRADDGRLTTALVRPSRGAEPVPTSVDDAVAEAGRRLRAIVDEHGPDAVALYVSGQMSIEAQYLATKLAKGFLRTVHIESNSRLCMASAGTGFKQSLGADGPPGSYTDFDCADLFFVIGSNMADCHPILYLRMADRLKGGAKLIVVDPRRTATAERADLFLQIRPGTDLALLNGLLHLLVESGDIDADFIAEHTEGWEAMPAFLADYTPARVAAITGLAEDDIRTAARMIADAGEWLSCWTMGLNQSTHGTWNTNAICNLHLATGAICRPGSGPMSLTGQPNAMGGREMGYMGPGLPGQRSVLSADDRAFVERQWGLPPGTIRAEVGPGTIEMFKGLADGAIKACWIICTNPVATVANRSTVIAGLQAAELVITQDAYRATATNAYADIALPAALWAEADAVMVNSERNLTLLPQSIPAAGQARPDWQLISQIAAHLGFGEDFAYTSSEQIFDEIRRFWNPKTGYDLRGATYARLRQTPLQWPCPPGDEADRHPIRYLNDGVSQDHFVDEHGHAPRLAFPTPSRRAIFHPRPHLDPRELPDDDYPLVLNTGRLQHQWHTMTKTGRVEALNRLDDGPFVEIHTDDARALDIDDGQRVEITSRRGRAVLPARVTDRVRPGQCFAPFHWNDAHGTDLTVNAVTSDAVDPDSLQPEFKVCAVNVRPVASPTLTDDESLYVAGFLGGLEAAWAEAPILPESAPVSVAVRQWINGLVAERAPETAPAGDGPLVVWASQTGTAEGVAAALAVRLPQARLVSMDDISPAALAAAREVLVVTSTFGDGGPPDNGAGLWTRLAASEAPDLTGVRYAVLGIGDRSYDDFCGHGRAVDARLAELGGTRLLDRADCEAHDDAPIRQWADDVVALLTPGLDTGTPAPVRAAEPFTRANPVVVPLSRNVELTGPNSRKEVRQFGFDISDHDLTYAAGDSLGVYPTNDPAVVDAWLAATGVPAHHPVEVDGEELPWRDALLAHYDFCRITPDLLRFIAEHSRDAKALRAPKPKLDRWLQGRSGLDLVQEFVVHADPDEWREVLVRLTPRSYSISSSPLVSPHEAQLTVSVVRYRGADGGARGGVCSTFLADRASSAPVFLQRSPHFRPPEDGTIPMIMVGPGTGVAPFRGFLQERRALGHRGRNWLFFGEQHRDQNYYYRDDFEDMARDGLLHRLDLAFSRDQASRVYVQHKMTDQGAEVWRWLDDGAHLYVCGDASRMAKDVDAALTTIISTHGGMSHEQAHDYKRELVAAKRYVRDVY; this is encoded by the coding sequence ATGGTGACCCGCTCGGCGTGCTCGTACTGCGGCGTGGGTTGCGGTGTCGAGGTGCACACCGCGACCGACGAGGCGACCGGCGTGCCCGTCATCGCCCGGGTCTCTGGAGACAAGCTGCATCCGGCCAACTTCGGCAGGCTGTGCACCAAGGGCGCCACCCACGCCGAGATGATGCGCGCCGACGACGGGCGGTTGACGACCGCGCTGGTGCGTCCCTCTCGTGGCGCTGAACCGGTGCCCACCTCGGTCGACGACGCGGTGGCCGAGGCGGGGCGGCGGCTGCGGGCCATCGTCGACGAACACGGGCCCGACGCGGTCGCGCTGTACGTGTCGGGTCAGATGTCCATCGAGGCGCAGTACCTGGCCACCAAACTGGCCAAAGGGTTCCTGCGCACCGTGCACATCGAATCCAACTCGCGGCTGTGCATGGCCAGCGCGGGCACCGGGTTCAAGCAGTCCCTCGGCGCCGACGGCCCGCCCGGGTCGTACACCGACTTCGACTGCGCCGACCTGTTTTTCGTCATCGGGTCCAACATGGCCGACTGCCATCCGATCCTGTACCTGCGGATGGCTGACCGGCTCAAGGGCGGCGCCAAGCTCATCGTCGTCGACCCCCGCCGTACCGCCACCGCGGAGCGCGCCGACCTGTTTCTGCAGATCCGGCCCGGCACCGACCTGGCGCTGCTGAACGGGTTGCTGCATCTGCTGGTCGAATCCGGCGACATCGACGCCGATTTCATCGCCGAGCACACCGAGGGCTGGGAGGCGATGCCGGCGTTCCTGGCCGACTACACCCCCGCGCGCGTCGCCGCTATCACCGGGCTGGCCGAAGACGACATCCGCACGGCCGCACGGATGATCGCCGACGCGGGGGAGTGGCTGAGCTGCTGGACGATGGGCCTCAACCAGAGCACCCACGGCACCTGGAACACGAACGCCATCTGCAACCTGCACCTCGCCACCGGTGCGATCTGCCGGCCGGGCAGTGGGCCGATGTCGCTGACCGGGCAGCCCAACGCGATGGGCGGACGCGAGATGGGCTACATGGGACCGGGATTGCCCGGCCAGCGGTCGGTCCTGTCAGCCGACGACCGCGCCTTCGTCGAGCGGCAGTGGGGTCTGCCACCCGGCACCATCCGCGCCGAGGTCGGCCCGGGAACCATCGAGATGTTCAAGGGCCTGGCCGACGGCGCCATCAAGGCCTGCTGGATCATCTGCACCAATCCCGTTGCCACGGTGGCCAACCGGTCCACCGTCATCGCGGGCCTGCAGGCCGCCGAACTCGTCATCACCCAGGATGCCTACCGCGCGACGGCCACCAACGCATACGCCGACATCGCGCTGCCCGCCGCCCTGTGGGCCGAGGCCGACGCGGTCATGGTCAACTCCGAACGCAACCTCACGCTGCTGCCGCAGTCGATTCCCGCAGCGGGACAAGCTCGCCCGGACTGGCAGCTGATCAGCCAGATCGCCGCACACCTGGGCTTCGGTGAGGATTTCGCCTACACGAGCAGCGAGCAGATCTTCGACGAGATCCGCCGGTTCTGGAATCCGAAGACCGGTTACGACCTGCGCGGCGCGACCTACGCGCGGCTGCGGCAGACTCCGCTGCAGTGGCCGTGCCCGCCGGGCGATGAGGCCGACCGTCACCCGATCCGGTACCTCAACGACGGCGTCAGCCAGGACCACTTCGTCGACGAGCACGGGCACGCCCCGCGACTGGCGTTCCCGACCCCGTCGCGGCGCGCGATCTTTCACCCGCGGCCGCACCTGGACCCGCGCGAACTGCCCGACGACGACTATCCGCTGGTGCTCAACACCGGTCGGCTGCAACACCAGTGGCACACGATGACCAAGACCGGCCGCGTCGAGGCCCTCAACCGGCTCGACGACGGCCCGTTCGTCGAGATCCACACCGACGACGCGCGTGCGCTCGACATCGACGACGGCCAGCGCGTGGAGATCACCTCCCGCCGCGGCCGCGCGGTACTGCCGGCGCGAGTCACCGACCGGGTCCGCCCTGGCCAGTGCTTTGCGCCGTTCCATTGGAACGACGCGCACGGCACCGATCTCACGGTCAACGCGGTGACCAGCGACGCCGTCGACCCCGACTCGCTGCAACCGGAGTTCAAGGTGTGCGCGGTCAACGTGCGGCCGGTCGCGTCGCCGACCCTCACCGACGACGAATCATTGTATGTCGCAGGCTTTCTCGGCGGCCTGGAGGCGGCGTGGGCCGAGGCTCCCATACTGCCGGAATCGGCGCCGGTGAGCGTCGCGGTGCGGCAGTGGATCAACGGACTGGTCGCCGAGCGTGCCCCCGAGACCGCGCCGGCCGGCGACGGTCCGCTGGTGGTGTGGGCCTCGCAGACCGGCACCGCCGAAGGCGTCGCGGCGGCACTCGCCGTGCGGTTACCGCAGGCCCGGCTGGTGAGCATGGACGACATCTCGCCGGCCGCTCTCGCCGCCGCCCGCGAGGTGCTGGTGGTCACGAGCACCTTCGGCGACGGCGGCCCTCCCGACAACGGTGCGGGGCTGTGGACGCGGCTGGCCGCGTCGGAGGCGCCGGACCTGACCGGCGTGCGGTACGCGGTGCTGGGCATCGGGGACCGGTCCTACGATGACTTCTGCGGACACGGCCGGGCCGTCGACGCCCGCCTCGCCGAACTCGGCGGCACCCGGCTACTCGACCGCGCCGACTGCGAGGCCCACGACGACGCGCCGATCCGCCAGTGGGCCGACGACGTGGTCGCGCTGCTCACACCGGGCCTCGACACGGGCACACCCGCGCCGGTGCGCGCCGCCGAGCCGTTCACCCGCGCCAACCCCGTCGTCGTGCCGCTGTCACGCAACGTCGAGCTGACGGGGCCGAACTCGCGGAAAGAGGTGCGCCAGTTCGGGTTCGACATCTCCGACCACGACCTGACCTACGCGGCCGGTGACTCGCTGGGGGTCTACCCGACGAACGACCCGGCCGTCGTCGACGCCTGGCTCGCGGCGACCGGCGTGCCCGCACACCACCCGGTCGAGGTCGACGGCGAGGAACTGCCGTGGCGGGACGCGCTGCTGGCGCACTACGACTTCTGCCGCATCACCCCGGACCTGCTGCGGTTCATCGCCGAGCACAGCCGCGACGCGAAGGCGCTGCGGGCGCCGAAACCGAAACTCGACCGGTGGCTGCAGGGTCGCAGCGGGCTGGACCTGGTGCAGGAGTTCGTCGTGCACGCCGATCCCGACGAATGGCGCGAGGTGCTGGTCCGGTTGACGCCGCGCAGCTATTCGATCTCGTCGAGCCCGCTGGTCAGCCCGCACGAGGCGCAGCTGACGGTCTCCGTGGTCCGTTACCGCGGCGCCGACGGCGGCGCGCGCGGCGGGGTGTGCTCGACGTTCCTGGCCGACCGGGCGTCGTCGGCGCCGGTGTTCCTGCAACGCTCGCCGCACTTCCGGCCGCCCGAGGACGGCACGATCCCGATGATCATGGTGGGACCGGGCACCGGGGTCGCGCCGTTCCGCGGCTTCCTGCAGGAGCGACGCGCCCTCGGGCACCGCGGCCGCAACTGGCTGTTCTTCGGCGAACAGCACCGCGACCAGAATTACTACTACCGAGACGATTTCGAGGACATGGCCCGCGACGGGCTGCTGCACCGGCTCGATCTGGCGTTCTCGCGGGACCAGGCGTCGCGGGTGTACGTCCAGCACAAGATGACCGACCAGGGCGCCGAGGTGTGGCGCTGGCTCGACGACGGCGCACACCTCTACGTCTGCGGCGACGCGTCGCGGATGGCCAAGGACGTCGACGCCGCCCTGACGACGATCATCTCGACCCACGGCGGGATGTCGCACGAACAGGCACACGACTACAAGCGCGAACTGGTCGCGGCCAAACGCTACGTGCGCGACGTGTATTAG
- a CDS encoding MarR family winged helix-turn-helix transcriptional regulator: MTERREKDLDDSVDAITDALLTASRLLIGISARSIATVDESITITQFRTLVLLASRGPMKLATLATHLDVQPSSTGRMVDRLVTAGLVDRRQNPDSRREVVVSLTNRGQHLVRRVTVRRREHLARIVQQMAPSQRRGLVRALTAFTASGQEPAAADGLGDPMFTEI, translated from the coding sequence ATGACCGAGCGTCGGGAGAAAGACCTCGACGACTCCGTGGATGCCATCACTGACGCTCTACTGACGGCTTCGCGGCTGTTGATCGGGATCTCGGCACGCTCGATCGCCACCGTCGACGAGTCGATCACGATCACCCAGTTCCGGACGTTGGTGCTCCTGGCATCACGCGGACCAATGAAGCTCGCAACCCTTGCCACACATCTGGACGTTCAGCCTTCGAGCACCGGCCGAATGGTGGATCGACTGGTGACCGCCGGATTGGTCGACCGCCGCCAGAACCCAGACTCACGTCGGGAGGTGGTCGTGTCATTGACGAACCGCGGGCAGCATCTTGTTCGCCGTGTCACCGTTCGCCGACGCGAACACCTTGCCCGAATCGTGCAGCAAATGGCGCCATCTCAGCGGCGTGGTCTCGTGCGCGCACTGACCGCCTTCACCGCATCGGGCCAAGAACCGGCCGCGGCCGACGGCCTGGGCGACCCCATGTTCACCGAGATCTAA
- a CDS encoding nitroreductase family deazaflavin-dependent oxidoreductase, which translates to MRVIRKPSLPHGLSRKLFRFPIYVYRARLGWLFGERLLLLTHRGRVSGQERHVVLEVVEHDRRDGSYVVASGWGTGAAWYQNILRTPNVVIQIRNRKIQATAVQLSTADGAEIFANYAGRHRVAARFMLPRVLGFAVDGSDADFRAVGRQIPFVRFVPRI; encoded by the coding sequence ATGCGCGTGATCCGGAAACCGTCGCTGCCACACGGTTTGAGCCGCAAACTGTTTCGATTCCCGATCTACGTCTACCGAGCCCGGCTGGGCTGGCTTTTCGGTGAGCGACTGCTGTTGCTGACCCATAGAGGGCGCGTCTCCGGACAAGAACGACATGTCGTGCTCGAGGTTGTCGAGCATGACCGGCGCGACGGCAGCTACGTGGTCGCCTCGGGTTGGGGAACTGGTGCGGCGTGGTATCAAAACATTCTGCGCACGCCCAACGTCGTCATCCAGATCCGCAATCGCAAGATTCAGGCGACTGCGGTTCAGTTGAGCACAGCGGATGGTGCCGAGATCTTCGCGAACTACGCCGGGCGTCACCGCGTCGCGGCGAGGTTCATGCTGCCTCGCGTGCTCGGGTTCGCTGTCGACGGTTCGGATGCGGACTTCCGCGCGGTGGGAAGGCAGATCCCTTTCGTGCGCTTCGTCCCCCGCATCTGA
- a CDS encoding TetR/AcrR family transcriptional regulator, translating to MPRVVKQKDIRQVEVLDQALALFLEYGYDNVSLNDLLAVSGTSKGAFYHYFPSKEALVTALAERSAAEAFDRLKPVFEQAGANALERLNAGLAASYEVKMAMGAPEQLAAMASLLKPHNQALFDQIITIWEDLFRPVLTEVIAQGVYEGVFDTFDPEGVGDMIQGFAASMRKTLVGTLNAPDPTSRQEILDVCVKRLKLYGIATDRILGLPDGSTVVLDRKQVEAMIALLSPQPPDGSAT from the coding sequence ATGCCGCGTGTAGTGAAACAGAAGGACATTCGACAGGTCGAGGTGCTCGATCAAGCACTGGCACTCTTCCTCGAATACGGTTATGACAATGTCAGTCTCAACGACCTCCTTGCCGTGTCCGGGACCTCGAAAGGCGCTTTCTACCACTACTTTCCGTCTAAAGAGGCGCTCGTCACCGCTCTGGCTGAGCGCAGCGCCGCCGAAGCCTTCGACAGGTTGAAACCGGTCTTCGAACAGGCCGGCGCGAACGCGCTCGAGCGGCTCAACGCCGGGCTCGCCGCGAGTTATGAGGTCAAGATGGCCATGGGGGCACCCGAACAGCTCGCAGCGATGGCGTCACTGCTGAAACCGCACAACCAAGCGCTGTTCGACCAGATCATCACCATCTGGGAGGACCTGTTCCGTCCCGTGCTCACCGAAGTGATCGCCCAGGGCGTATACGAAGGCGTCTTCGACACCTTCGATCCCGAGGGTGTCGGCGACATGATCCAGGGCTTCGCCGCCAGCATGCGCAAGACCCTGGTCGGCACGCTCAACGCACCCGATCCGACATCGCGACAGGAAATTCTTGATGTCTGCGTCAAGCGCCTCAAGCTCTACGGGATCGCGACGGACCGGATCCTCGGGTTGCCCGACGGGTCGACCGTGGTGCTGGACCGTAAGCAGGTCGAGGCAATGATCGCACTCCTGAGCCCGCAACCGCCTGACGGATCGGCGACCTGA
- a CDS encoding cytochrome P450, whose product MTAGVEGESLTNANSTAPSVFDAGLPTFSYDLNATPHDILEDVRNAQSRSPIAIGPLGPEILSYELARDLLRDNRFRLPPGVTLAAQGITSGPLFDKMANSLLGLDGAAHVRLRKLVSKAFTPRATSRLQDTIRDVVNGLIDHVADAGRCDVVTDISYQYPTPIICALLGAPPDDWQMFADWTEEVFKALNFQPDVNFDEAAIMRAWSELDAYVDGMVAARRDNLREDLLSELIRAESDGDRLDLDELRMLVAGFLMAGTDTTRNQLSASVQVLCEHPDQWAKLRDQPELAMQAVEESMRHSPAACIVPRAAADDVEFGGFLFPAGTLVVVNTFAANRDPAIYDDADRFDIARNDVPAILTFGGGAHYCLGANLARRELAEALTVLTRRLPDAHRVGPAPWKPLLGMTGPSTLSIEFTSARVVTASA is encoded by the coding sequence GTGACGGCGGGAGTGGAAGGCGAGAGTTTGACGAACGCGAACAGCACTGCTCCCAGCGTCTTCGACGCCGGCCTACCCACGTTCAGCTACGACCTCAACGCCACTCCGCATGACATCCTCGAGGACGTCCGAAACGCGCAATCGCGTTCACCTATTGCAATCGGGCCGCTCGGTCCGGAGATACTGTCCTATGAGTTGGCTCGCGACCTTCTGCGCGACAACAGATTCCGCCTACCACCCGGAGTCACCCTGGCAGCACAAGGCATCACATCGGGGCCGCTGTTCGACAAGATGGCGAACAGCCTCCTGGGCCTGGACGGCGCAGCGCATGTCCGGTTGCGCAAGCTGGTATCCAAGGCGTTCACTCCTCGTGCGACCTCGCGTCTTCAGGACACAATCCGCGACGTGGTCAACGGATTGATCGACCATGTCGCGGACGCCGGACGGTGCGACGTCGTGACCGACATCTCGTACCAGTACCCCACCCCGATCATCTGCGCGCTGCTCGGTGCGCCCCCCGACGACTGGCAGATGTTCGCGGACTGGACAGAAGAGGTTTTCAAGGCCCTCAACTTCCAGCCTGACGTCAACTTCGACGAGGCCGCGATTATGCGCGCGTGGAGCGAACTCGACGCCTACGTCGACGGTATGGTCGCGGCCCGACGAGACAACCTCAGGGAAGACCTGCTGTCCGAACTAATCCGTGCCGAAAGTGACGGCGACCGGCTCGACCTCGACGAACTCCGGATGCTGGTGGCCGGATTCCTGATGGCCGGAACGGACACGACGCGAAACCAATTGTCGGCGTCAGTGCAGGTTCTGTGCGAGCATCCGGACCAGTGGGCGAAGTTGCGCGACCAACCGGAGCTTGCGATGCAGGCCGTAGAAGAAAGCATGCGCCACTCGCCCGCAGCCTGCATCGTGCCGCGAGCCGCCGCTGACGATGTCGAATTCGGTGGCTTCTTGTTCCCGGCGGGAACGCTCGTCGTCGTCAACACCTTCGCCGCCAACCGGGATCCAGCGATCTATGACGATGCGGATCGCTTCGACATCGCGCGCAACGACGTTCCCGCAATTCTCACCTTCGGTGGCGGCGCGCATTACTGCCTAGGGGCGAACCTCGCACGCCGGGAACTCGCGGAAGCACTCACGGTCCTTACGCGCCGCCTTCCGGACGCTCACCGCGTTGGTCCGGCTCCGTGGAAGCCGTTGCTGGGAATGACCGGGCCGTCGACTCTTTCGATCGAGTTCACCAGCGCAAGGGTGGTGACGGCCAGTGCGTAG
- a CDS encoding TetR/AcrR family transcriptional regulator: MRSRGWAGSTPSSDEEAISRILSAVDEEVAENGATIRLADVARRLGVTRQTVYRYFPNADALLMASGMRAVNGFIDQVAHHVSGLEDPVAVVVECVAFGVENLVGDPQLESLLTARNDGEPVTSLSSDTAISVCLTAFHQLEVDWELHGFDALALRALAEMTLRTVQSMLTDPGEAPREGLALRRFVARWLGPAILYPRMASLSIYDPPASPDRYTEVERRTQVRPR; this comes from the coding sequence GTGCGTAGTCGCGGCTGGGCAGGTTCGACGCCCTCTTCAGACGAGGAAGCGATTTCGCGCATCCTGAGTGCGGTAGACGAGGAGGTCGCCGAAAATGGAGCGACGATACGTCTCGCCGACGTCGCCCGCAGGCTCGGGGTCACACGCCAGACGGTGTACCGCTACTTTCCCAATGCCGACGCATTGCTCATGGCCAGCGGGATGCGTGCTGTCAACGGATTCATTGATCAGGTTGCCCACCACGTCAGCGGCCTCGAAGACCCGGTGGCCGTGGTGGTGGAGTGTGTTGCTTTCGGAGTCGAGAACCTCGTCGGCGATCCGCAGCTAGAAAGCCTGCTGACGGCGCGAAATGACGGCGAACCCGTCACGTCGCTATCCTCCGACACGGCAATCTCCGTCTGCTTAACCGCATTTCATCAGCTCGAGGTCGATTGGGAACTTCACGGCTTCGATGCCCTCGCCCTCCGTGCCCTTGCCGAGATGACCTTGCGCACGGTGCAGTCCATGCTGACCGATCCTGGCGAGGCACCGCGTGAGGGGCTCGCGTTGCGCCGCTTCGTTGCTCGATGGCTCGGTCCAGCGATCCTCTATCCACGGATGGCGTCGCTGTCTATTTACGATCCGCCCGCGTCACCGGATCGGTACACCGAAGTAGAAAGACGCACTCAGGTTCGTCCGCGATAG
- a CDS encoding PIN domain-containing protein codes for MPRIRVVLDACVLLPYQLADLLLRLADAELYEPLWSEAILEEVHRNLIGTFGVPTEKATKRLNHMRSAFPNANVTGYENLMDTMTTEPKDRHVAAAAVRGNAALIVTANIRDFPPDALEPYDIEVIHPDDFLQDQLDLSPALTLECLQRQRTEYTRPQFTFTEFYLTLAKTVPEFATRAATAERDSLPSEGPTPLEIVSGAAAHQAFFPDHEPDATDPLGAAYLWWAALQDRSELNDVLKALTYHPPAWGNYEWADQSLSGTGLMQFVERCPDDDTIVYVKFMPNVDHAMRAFGEIPLDDVRILTMVRCPDGLWRAWGLSHNHFPSAVEVHG; via the coding sequence GTGCCCAGAATCCGCGTCGTCCTCGATGCGTGCGTCCTACTGCCTTACCAACTCGCCGACCTACTCCTGCGACTGGCTGACGCCGAACTCTATGAACCACTCTGGTCGGAGGCGATCCTCGAAGAAGTCCACCGCAATCTCATCGGCACGTTTGGTGTCCCGACCGAGAAGGCCACGAAACGGTTGAACCACATGCGCTCAGCGTTCCCCAACGCCAACGTCACCGGCTACGAAAACCTCATGGACACGATGACCACCGAACCCAAAGACCGCCACGTCGCCGCAGCAGCAGTCCGCGGGAACGCCGCACTCATCGTGACCGCCAACATTCGCGACTTCCCACCCGACGCGTTGGAGCCCTACGACATCGAAGTAATCCACCCTGACGACTTCCTCCAAGACCAACTCGACCTGTCACCCGCATTGACGCTGGAATGTCTACAGCGGCAACGGACCGAATACACCCGACCGCAGTTCACCTTTACCGAGTTCTATCTGACCTTGGCCAAGACCGTCCCGGAGTTCGCCACACGCGCGGCGACAGCTGAGCGAGACTCCCTGCCCAGCGAAGGGCCGACGCCCCTTGAGATCGTCTCCGGTGCGGCGGCCCACCAAGCGTTCTTCCCCGACCACGAGCCAGATGCCACCGACCCGCTGGGAGCGGCCTACCTGTGGTGGGCTGCACTGCAGGACAGATCCGAATTGAACGACGTTCTGAAGGCGCTGACCTATCACCCACCCGCATGGGGCAATTACGAATGGGCCGATCAATCGTTGTCAGGCACCGGTCTCATGCAGTTCGTAGAGCGCTGCCCCGACGACGACACCATCGTCTACGTGAAATTCATGCCCAATGTTGACCACGCCATGCGTGCGTTCGGCGAGATACCGCTCGACGATGTCCGCATCTTGACAATGGTGCGTTGCCCCGACGGCTTGTGGCGAGCATGGGGACTGTCGCACAACCACTTTCCCAGTGCCGTCGAGGTTCATGGCTGA
- a CDS encoding helix-turn-helix domain-containing protein, whose product MSVLTEHTVLPPTGEAPDSRDLASALASDRKFHLVDESGHTFPLTAELQTVLAQALTALSAGQAVTLESLDTLLSTQEAANLLGISRPTLVKLLESGEIPFTKPGRHRRVQLQHLLDYQRLQREHRGEELATMTAEAADDDAYRAINGFTRTR is encoded by the coding sequence ATGAGCGTCCTCACCGAGCACACTGTGCTCCCACCCACAGGTGAAGCTCCCGACAGCCGAGACCTGGCCAGTGCCCTGGCCAGCGACCGCAAGTTCCACCTGGTCGACGAGTCCGGTCATACCTTCCCACTCACCGCTGAACTGCAGACGGTGCTCGCGCAGGCGCTCACTGCGCTAAGCGCCGGCCAAGCAGTGACGCTGGAATCCCTCGATACATTGCTCTCCACTCAAGAGGCAGCCAACTTGCTGGGCATCTCCCGGCCGACGTTGGTCAAGCTACTCGAATCCGGCGAGATCCCGTTCACCAAACCCGGCCGCCACCGCCGCGTACAGCTACAGCACCTGCTCGACTACCAACGTCTCCAGCGCGAGCACCGTGGTGAAGAACTCGCGACCATGACCGCCGAGGCGGCAGACGACGACGCCTACCGCGCCATCAACGGATTCACCAGGACCCGCTGA
- a CDS encoding M20/M25/M40 family metallo-hydrolase: MRRAAPKPGGHLNGTNGDVTGPVNAEAEVVDLVSALIRFDTSNTGEPATTKGEAECARWVAEQLEEVGYRTEYIEAGAPGRGNVFARLEGADRSRGALLLHGHLDVVPAEASDWSVHPFSGAVENGYVWGRGAVDMKDMCGMLIAIARHFKRSGITPPRDLVFAFLSDEEAGGKFGSHWLVKHRPDLFAGVTEAVGEVGGFSLTVPRKDGGERRLYLVETAEKSMNWMKLTARSHAGHGSMIHDSNSVTAVAEAVAKLGRHEFPLVMTDAVGQFLQAVTEETGYTFDVDSPDLPGAIAKLGPIARIVGATLRDTANPTMLKAGYKANVIPASAEAIVDCRILPGRQAAFEREVDELLGPNVTREWVTELPSYETTFDGDLVDAMNGAILSVDPDARIVPYMLSGGTDAKAFAQLGIRCFGFAPLQLPPDLDFSALFHGVDERVPVDALRFGTQVLEHFLLHS, encoded by the coding sequence ATGAGACGGGCCGCACCCAAACCAGGCGGCCACCTCAATGGTACGAATGGTGACGTGACTGGTCCCGTCAACGCCGAGGCGGAGGTCGTCGACCTCGTCAGCGCGCTCATCCGGTTCGACACGTCCAACACCGGCGAGCCCGCCACCACCAAGGGCGAGGCCGAATGCGCGCGCTGGGTGGCCGAACAACTCGAGGAAGTCGGCTACCGCACCGAATACATCGAGGCCGGCGCCCCGGGCCGCGGCAACGTATTCGCAAGGCTGGAAGGCGCCGACCGATCGCGCGGCGCGCTGCTGCTGCACGGGCACCTCGACGTGGTGCCCGCCGAGGCCTCCGACTGGAGCGTGCACCCGTTCTCCGGGGCGGTGGAGAACGGCTACGTGTGGGGCCGCGGGGCGGTCGACATGAAAGACATGTGCGGCATGCTGATCGCGATCGCACGCCACTTCAAGCGCTCCGGCATCACCCCGCCGCGCGACCTGGTCTTCGCGTTCCTGTCCGACGAGGAGGCCGGCGGCAAGTTCGGCTCGCACTGGCTGGTCAAGCACCGGCCCGACCTGTTCGCAGGCGTCACCGAGGCGGTCGGGGAGGTCGGCGGGTTCTCGCTGACCGTCCCGCGTAAGGACGGCGGCGAGCGGCGGCTGTACCTGGTCGAGACCGCCGAGAAGTCGATGAACTGGATGAAGCTGACCGCGCGCAGCCATGCCGGCCACGGCTCGATGATCCACGACAGCAACTCGGTCACCGCGGTCGCCGAGGCCGTCGCCAAACTCGGTCGCCACGAGTTCCCGCTGGTGATGACCGACGCCGTCGGCCAGTTCCTGCAGGCCGTCACCGAGGAGACCGGCTACACCTTCGACGTCGACTCGCCGGATCTGCCCGGCGCGATCGCCAAGCTCGGCCCGATCGCGCGCATCGTCGGCGCCACGCTGCGCGACACCGCCAACCCGACGATGCTCAAGGCCGGCTACAAGGCCAACGTGATCCCGGCGTCGGCCGAGGCCATCGTCGACTGCCGCATCCTGCCCGGCCGCCAGGCCGCGTTCGAACGCGAGGTCGACGAGCTGCTCGGCCCGAACGTGACGCGCGAGTGGGTCACCGAACTGCCGTCGTACGAGACCACCTTCGACGGCGACCTGGTCGACGCGATGAACGGCGCGATCCTGTCGGTCGACCCCGACGCCCGCATCGTGCCGTACATGCTCTCCGGCGGAACTGACGCAAAAGCGTTCGCGCAGTTGGGAATTCGATGCTTCGGCTTCGCGCCCCTGCAGCTGCCGCCCGATCTGGACTTCAGCGCGTTGTTCCACGGCGTCGACGAGCGGGTACCCGTCGACGCGTTGAGGTTCGGTACCCAGGTTCTCGAGCACTTCCTTCTGCACAGCTGA